The Prionailurus viverrinus isolate Anna chromosome B2, UM_Priviv_1.0, whole genome shotgun sequence genome contains the following window.
tttgtgagttcaagccccgcatcgggatccctgctgtcagtgcagaacccacttcggatcctctgtccccgccgctcccccaccccccgcctctctctgcacccaccctgctcacactctctctctagaataaaaaattttaagttgatgtatttattttgggagagagagagcgggggaggggtagagagagaaggagacagagaatcccaagcgggctccgtactgtgagcacggagccgatacggggctcgaacacgcggaccgtgagatcatgacctgagccgaagcccagagtctgatgcttccctgagccccccaggcgctccccccCCCGAATGGATATTTTCACGTAAGCCAGCATGCCGCGCACGCTCTGGGTCCTCGTGAGACGGAATGCTGGTAACGCGATTCTCCGGCTCCCTGGGAACATTTCTGTCTCAACTACAGTGtatcttgctttctttcctccttagACTCACTCCTCTACTGTCTCCGCTGGTGAGCCGGAGGGGCTGGACGCCCACCCCCTTCCGTACCAGGCCCGTATTTTCCGCCGAAAACAAGAGCGCGATGAACGGGGTGAGCGTCTAGTCTCCTTTGGCGGGGGTACCGTTTCGGTCAGCCGGGGCTCCTCGGAAACCACACGGCAGCTAACTCTACCTCTGTTCGCCTTCCAGGAACCGATGAACATCAGCGACGTCTTCGGTCTGAGTGAGGATTACTTCGGGTCGGGTAATAATAGCTCGGATTACTCACTTGATGACAACACGTTACTGTGCTCCCTGCAGGAGGTCAGAACGTTCTCTGGGCTGTTTGTGCCCATCGCTTACTCCCTGATCTGCGTCTTTGGCCTCCTGGGCAATGTTTTGGTGGTGGTCACCTTTGCCTTCTACAAGAAAGCCAAGTCTATGACAGACGTGTACCTCTTGAACATGGCCATCGCCGACATACTTTTTGTCCTCACCCTCCCGTTCTGGGCCGTCAGCCACGCCACCGGCGAGTGGATCTTCAGCAACGCCACGTGCAagctgataaagggcatctacgCCATCAACTTCAACTGCGGGATGCTGCTCCTGACCTGCGTCAGCATGGACCGCTACATTGCCATCGTCCAGGCCACCAAGTCCTTCAGGCTGCGGTCCAGGACGCTGGCGCACCGCAGGGCCATCTGCCTCGTGGTCTGGGTGGCTTCCGTCCTCATCTCCGGCTGGACGTTCACGTTCAACCAGAAGTACGACGTGCACGGCAGCTACGTGTGCGAGCCCCGGTACCAGGCGGTCTCGGACCCCATCAGGTGGAAGCTGCTGATGCTGGGGCTCCAGCTCCTCTTCGGCTTCTTCATCCCGCTGGTGTTTATGATGTTTTGCTACACGTTCATCGTCAAAACCCTGGTGCAGGCTCAGAACTCCAAGCGGCACAAGGCCATCCGCGTGATCATCGCGGTGGTGCTGGCGTTCCTGGCTTGCCAGATTCCCCACAACATGGTGCTCCTGGTGACGGCCGCGCAGCTGGGCAGGATGAACCGCTCCTGCCAGGGCGCCAGGCTGCTGGGCTACAGCCAGAACGTCACCGAGGTCCTGGCCTTCCTGCACTGCTGTCTCAACCCCGTGCTCTACGCCTTCATCGGCCAGAAGTTTCGGAGCTACTTCCTGAAGATCGTGAAGGACCTGTGGTGTGTGCGGAGGAAGCAGAAGGTGTCGGGCTTCTCCTGCTCCAGGCTGCACTCGGAGGCCTTCACCTCCAGGCAGAACAGCGAGACCGCGGACAACGACAACGCGTCGTCCTTCACCATGTGACCGGCCCGGGGCTGCGGCCCGGCGGCTCGGGGAACGTGCACTTGGACCGGGACCCCGTCCCCCCGTGGGACCGGCCGCGGGGGTCTCATCCTGACGGGGCTGCCGGGGCCCCCACGTGGCGTGTCCCCACTTTTCTTCCCCGCAGCCCCGAGCCCCCCGGGGCTCCCCACGGCTGGCGTTCCCCAAAACAGAGAGGACTCTTGGCAGACGTGGACGTTTTCGGAAGCGGGCGCGGAACCGCCCCTAGAGCACGGTGTCTCCTGGTCACTTCACACACGTGCAGGGTTTGCAGAGAACGTCACACGAGAGCCTCACACGAGGCAGCGCAGGCAGGCGCCGAAACGCGTTCCCCGGGCTGGAGAAGCGGCCTGGGGGACGGGAGAGAGCGGGTCGCAACGCGCCGTCGGGAGAGCAGACGTTTGCTTTATTTCCCTGGGAAAACGGTCACTGCAGATACGACAGTTCTCCTCCAAAAATCTGTTCGACAGAGTTCCACAAAGACGCATGCCATCGGCACACTTTCAGCCCACGGAGgggcttaataaatacttgttacgCAAAGCGTAGTGAAATTGGGGGTTGGAGTACAGTCGGGAGTGTTAGGTGTTTAAATCTGAGTTTTAGAATGGAGCAAGGAAGCTTCCTGAGACAGTACACAGACAACTTTTGCTGCGCGTCCACAGCGGGTCAGAAGCGGCACACACACGGGGGGGATTTGGGTAGGAAGCGCTTTACACTGGTGGcgaacagggagggagagagagagagagagagagagagaatcttaaccaggctccaccgtcagtgcagagcctgatgcggggctcgatcccgcgaactgtgagatcatgacctgagctgaaaccaagagttggacgcgtaaccgactgagccgcccaggcgccccagtcatggAACCAGACTTTAACAGCGCTCCTCAACTTTGCAGACAAAGTTCCTAGACCGCAAGttttgaaagtgctttgtaaatataTGAACGCGAGTGGAAGAAGGACGAATATTACAAAAATGCAGGTAGTGTTACAAAGACGCTGACGTGTTTAATCCTGACTCACGTGTTATTTGAAACTTTCTACTGTTCTTGCAAGCTTCAACCGCACCTTTCTATGAAATTCGAAGTGATAGCTTAGGATCCAACGTCTGCATGTTTACAGATAGTTTTGGCTTtgcaaaataaaactgttttgcaAGGGAAGTAAGATTCGTCTTCCAGAATCGGTGTTCTGACTTGGGAGACTGTGGTGTGCAGAGGTCCCACCTCCTTCGAACCTGTCAGCGTTCGACTCCAGAAATCAAAGCACGGGGACATTACTCAGATGCCCCTCTCAGGACGGCCGATGCGCCGAGCGGGTCTCCGCAGCTCGGCGTGTGTCCCCGGCTGGCACAGAAGCACCGTGTCTGCTGGGCACAGCCGGAATAAGTTCTTGTGTGTAATTTTTCAGATAAGTGAAGCTTACTTCTTTATGCATTAGCCCGTTTAAAACTTCAGCCATAATGAATAAAAACGTTTCTAAAATATGACACATACTTTATTTCATTACATATCGTTGTTTCTTGCTGCCTTGGGCACACCCATAAGTGTTCGGTGCCGAAATGCACTGCCACCCTCAGGGGACCCAGAGCTACACGGATCCGCTCCCATATTAGGTGGCTCTGGTTTGTTCTTTAACGGTCCCGGTGTCTTCTTTTCATTGGTTTCCCCACATCCCCTCCCGTGGCAGGCTCTGGCTGGACCTTAAGTGTGTCTCACACTAAGCCACCCTCCGCGCCTTGGCGACGCGACTCTACCACGGCTGGGGAATCACCTATCTGTTCTTGCAAGAATGGTCTTCCCAGGGGCAACGACTTAGGATTTGCCCGTGTGTTGTTCGTAAGTTAGTCGTACACATGTGCTTACGTTGATTACATACGCACGCGTGCGGATTTATATACAAGCACAACTACTTGTCCTGGCCAGAAGGCAAGTTCTCTTGGTTCCTGTTCCAGAGTAGTTGAGGCCATCCTGAGCCCTTATTTCCGGACAAATGAGACTTCGCTACCCATAAATCTCGACAAAGGGGACACCGTGGGCAGGGAAGCATCACCTTGCAGACAGCGTCGTTATTTGCTTCCGGACAGATAGGCTAGTTTTAAAAGGAGGCCGGAAAAGTACAATATTTTCAAGTCCTTTGCAGATTTCTGATAACGCGTGCCAATTCCAGGCAACGCGGAGGCGTAGGAACAGAGAACCTGGTCGAAAGGAACACAGCGTGCGTGCGAATCGCGCGTGAGTTTGGGAAGGTGCCGGAATAAAACGGCACCGACCCCGCAGCCGCCGTGGCGGACCTTTACTGCCTCACGGTCCCGGAGGCTGGATGTCTGAGATCCAGGCGTGGGCACCAGGGTCGGTTTCTCCGGCGGCCTTTCTCCTGGCCGTGTAGACAGCCGCCTGCTCCCTGTGTGTGACCCGGTCACGTTGGGTCAGGGCCCACCCACGGGCCCTCACTTTGCCTTACTCACCTCTGTAAGGCCCCGCCCGTCTCCAAATTCGGTCCCATCCGAGGAACCGAAGGCGAGGACTCCACCAGGTGAATTTGGGGCCACAAGTCAGCTCCTAACAACCCGTTTTCTGAAGGCGGAGCAACGTTTCACACTCTGGTTAACGTCACACACTCGAGAATTCTTTCCCGGGGAGTCTCCTCCTTCCTGACAAGCTGTGTTGCAAATACCCGCTCCTTTTTCGGGTTTTCAGACGCACGTCCCCGCGGAACGAACGTGGGAAGGGGCGGCTGCCTGGGGTCAGGCCACGCCCACCGCCTAACCAGTGCGGTAACTGAGCGCccgcacccaccccccacccagccgCAACActccgcgcgcgcgcgcgcgcgcggagAGCCTCCGCCCCGGGATTCCAGAGGCCGGTGGGTCCCAGCCTCCCCAGGCCGCCCTCCAGCTCCTCTGTGCTGGGGTGGACAGCGCCCTCTTGTGGGGGCGGGGGACGCAGCGTGGCCGcggaagggggtgcctggggggcccGGCTGTGCCCGCCCCGGTGCGCACGCAGGGCGCTCCCGCGGCCGAGCTCGGGTGGCCTCTGCTGTCGTGGCCCCGTTCCGGGagccctcacctcctcccctcgCAACGCTGGGAAGAGCCACGATGTCCCACGATGTCCCACGTTTACTGTGAACTCTGTGGACTGTGATGGAGCCCGACACTCGGCGCCTTGCCCTACAGGGAACCTGGCACGTGCGGTGGTTGCGCTCAGAGATTTTCCACCAGCGGGGGGCGGCAGCGTGCGCAGCTCGGAACCGCGCGCCGGGGCTTGATTTCGCATCTCTCGGCTCAGTGCGCGCACCTGCAACACCGCAGCCGACGGCCAGCGCGCAGTCTCACGCTCCTCCCCGGCTTGCATTGGCTGATGTAATCATTTGTCTCGTGTTTCATTTCGGCAAATCCATAAGGGAGCTAGAGGCAAGCTGACCCCTAGGCTGACTTCTCTGTTGTTTCTGAGTCCACGGAGCCGATCCACGATGACCAGTAGGGCGGTCCTCTTGGTGCAGGGGagccgccccagctccctccgtCACGTCTCCATCCCGGCCACCggaaaggggaaaaggggaaagcAGGCGGCCTTTTCTTTAACGCGATGCCCTTCAAGTTGCGGGAGTCGCTTCTTCCTTGGCCTTACCTTCGCCGTGGGGTTACGAGCAGGGGAAAAAAGCCGGGGAGGAGTCCCCCGCCGGCGGCCCACGAGTCGCGTCCACACACCTGTAAAGGCAGGGCACACACAGCGGTTCCGCTGCTGTGTGCGAGGGGAGAAGGGGCGCCGGCAACCCGAACTTCAGGGAGAGGAAGGACAGCGGTACCGCTCACGTGACGCAGGAGCAGGTGCAGCCGCGGGgggaggccccgccccgccccgcccccaccgcagGGGCCAGAGGCCGGCCCCCTGCCCCGCCCGGCGGGCAAACGCTCCGGGAGACCCCGCGGGGCTGCGGCCGGCTCCCCGGCGGGGCGCTGCCGCCCCCTGGTGGCCGCAGGCGGCGCGCGCAGGTCCGCTCAGCGCTCAGCGCCCCCGCACGGTCGCCGGGGTTGCCGGCAATGTGGCGGGCGCGCCCCGGGGctcttcgggggggggggggggtgtttaggctcaaaaacaaatattcgAAGTGGAATAAAAGGAACCGCCTGAAAACGTGTACTCTGCTTGCACTTCGAGGCTTCTGAGTTCAGCGTGGCGCGTTTTCTGCttgggctctgtattctgttaCTACATCCCAGGATTTGATCTTGTGTCGTGCCTTACTAACTCCTGCTGCGGAGCACGCGTCTCGGTGCTTGCTGAGTAATCGTTTCGTTTTGTGTTGTGCTGGGATGCTGCTGGAAACAAGGTGGGGACCGGGAAGGAGGCTCTCCAGGGAACGTTCACGGCTCTGTGCCAACTCCCCTTGCTTGCTTCCGCCGCAGGAAGCAGGTTACCGGATTGCAAAGCTTTCACAACACGTGGGGCTATACTTCCtgatttggaaaataaacaaaaggaaaagtaaccgAACCGAGTGGGCGATGACGGATCCAGGAACTAAAATACTGGCTCTGACGGGAAAGGGGCATGTAATAAAAAAGGAGATTCCAGATCGTTAGTTCCACCTTTTGAGGGgagagatacaaaaataaactagatgccTTCGGAGTTGGTAGTTTTAGTAGGAGACCATTTATTTGCAACGAATAAATCTGTTTCACAGAGAGAAACCAAACGTACAAAACGAATGGGATCTTTTACCATTTCCTCCAGAAACTGCTATTTCCAGAAACCTCCAGAAGCTGGAGGTATTTCCTCCAGAAACTGGTATAAAATCGTTATAGGAACTATTAAGTTTGAATCGATGGCAGCATGGCTCAATTCATTTTTGAGTTGCCTTTCGTAGTCACATAACAGTAGATTggctctttattttaattttttttcatgtgagtACGTACAGTTTGGTTTTCAGGTCATGGTCTATGCATATGTGTTTATGAATGTGTATGCATTTTATTAATGATCTAGAAAATACAGTATCTATATACcctttaaagtatatatttgagGACAGTTTTTAGGGTCTCCTGAAGTCataaagaatagatttttttttaaagaagagatataGTCTCCTCCTCACCAGAAACAAATTCTCAGATTCTAAAATTAAACACTCATTTCCTTAGCTTTCTAAATTCTGGGTCGACCTGGTTCATTTTCCTCGAATTATTAGGACGACAGGGCAGGAGTGTGGCAGGTGGGCGAGTCAACACGCGGGGAGAGTCCTTATGCTTCCGGTCTGTGCCGTGATGGCCCGGGGTGTGGTGGGTCGTCCCCCCTGCAGACCCCTCGCCGGTGGCACCGGGGAAAAAGCCAGGAGCCGGGCCTCACCTTTGGGAAGAGCCTCTCAACGGAGCCGGAGCCGGGCCTCAGTCATCCGGAGAGGGCCACGCAGCGGCCGCCACAGGAGCCGGGAGCCGGGGCTCTGGGGCCCCACTGTGGAAACGCGCGGGACCTCGACAGCCAGGCCATCagctgtctgcccttcccctcggACTCCCGGGTGGGCTCCAGGTTTTCCGTCACTGTGGCACGGACACGACACGCCTACCAGCTTCCCCCCGGTGACTCTGTTCTAGCCGGAGATGCTGGGTACCTGTGTGCCCGTCATGCCGGGTGACCCGGGTCCCGCTGGCGGGTCCACTCCCGGGTGCTCCCACGGGAACAAGAAATCGGGTTTGAGCCAACCTGCCTTTTGCTGTTACCATTACAGGGCTGGCCCGTCCGAGCAGGGCCCGGCCTGGGCCTGGCCGACCTCCTCCTGCACACGATGCTTCCCGCTGCAGGCCTCACTGTCCTCCCACTCACTCCTCCACACTGTCCTCCCCCTGCAGAGGGGGAGTCCCGAGGGGATGCCATCACGGGGAGGCCGGTCACCTTCCGCAAAGATGGCCCAGGCGTCTGCAGCGGGTTGATCATTGATCTGAgtgcctctctccctgttcccccCGAGCCTGCGCCCATCGCTGCCCCTGGCCACGGCCCCCCGTGGGCCCCGCACGCGCCCGACCCCCTGAGTTTTGAGCCATGGTTAATAATAACAAGCAGAAGGCAGATGTGGATTAAAGGACACGTGTCGCGGAGAAGCAAACTCGGAGCCCTCTCTGTAGGTCCGATGTGGGTCCTGCTGGGAGGTGACGGGTTTGGCTTCCGGCCCCTCTCCCGGGGACGCTCACGCCCTGCACGCCCACCCTGAGGTGTTGAGGACTCTGTCAGGATCTGACACGGAAGGAGACCCTCAGCCCAGCGGCTCACCAGGCAGCTCCAGCTCCTGATGCTTCTCCAGGCTGTGGACGGTCACCACGGCCAGCCACTCCAGGGGGTCTGGAGGGGGCGTGGGCAGGAcctggaggggagcctgggacGCCCCCTGGGCCATGCTGAGCTGCGGTCTGGGTGGGAGTGGGCGTCTCCCCTGCCGTCTCCCCCCACTGAGACTggcaggttctgtctccctctctgctaaTGACCCTGTTCCTTTCCATCGCCCCCCAGGCCCCTTACATGTCAGGTTGGGAATGTGGTTTTCAAGTGATGTGACCTCCCAAGTCACCATGGCTTCCGGTGAATTTActacatcatttttaaattaaaaaaattaaaaaaaaatttatttatttgtgagagagagagagacagagagagagagagggagcaggggagggggcagagagagagggagacacagaatcccaagcaggctccaggctctgagctgtccgcacagagcccgtcgcggggctcaaactcagggaccacaggatcatgacctgagccaaagtcggacgttcaaccgactgagccacccaggtgccccaatgtttatttagttttgagagagagagagagagagagagagcaggggaggggcagagagagagggagacacagaatcccaagcaggctccaggctccaagctgtcagcacagagcctgatgcggggctcgaactcacgaactgcgagatcacgacctgagctgaagtcggacgcccaaccgactgagccacccaggcaccccttgctacatcatttttatatttcctttcctttattttcacagcGTTCACCTTTAATTGCAGAAGATATAAGCGATGTGTTTTTCCAGGCAGCTAGCTCTGAAATGGTCTCATGCTGGGGCTTGAAATCAAAGAAACTCCGTGTTTCAGAATTTACAAAAAGCTCTAATTGCTCGTAATGTGTTGTGGGTAAAATAGTAAACCAGGGGAGTGGTTTCACAGTTATTTAGTCACGCTAACAGGTTTGTTATTACACAGCCGATTGGAGTCTGAAAACCTAGAGGTATGATCGCGTCGGAGTTCAGCAAAAATGCAAACAGTGCGTCATGAAAGGCTGGGTCCCTCCCCGACGGCAGGGAGGAGCCCGAGCCCCGTGTCTCATGTCCCGCATCCGGGCTGCGCTCTCGTGGCCTCGGGGAATCGCTTTCCGGGAGcgtatttattttctctagaaCGTGCACTGTGTTTGCTTCTCAGGCTACTGCTCAGGCTTAGAGTGGCTTCTTCGGCCTGCGTTTTTGACGCTTAGAAGTAATTACCAATTATTAAAtatgctttttgtgtgttttaactaGAAACGAGCACACTGCTCAGAATCGGCGATTCTGTTTCATGCAGGTGTGAAATGGGGTGGGTCTGTGGGGAGGCTGTTTCCTTGTGGCTAAATATAAAACCTGTCATACAAGTTTATTGATCATAGAGCTTTGAGGTTGAGCTTTGGTGCAGAGGTAAAAAATGCACCTGTGTTTGGTAGCTGGACGGGCAGTGGCCTGACCCATGTGGTGTGGCCGtactgtgagattttttttttaatttttcttttacgcttatttatttttgaaagacagagagagacagagcatgagcaggggaagggcagagagagagggagacacagaatcggaagcagactccgtgctccgagccgtcagcacagcgcccgacgcggggcttgaactcacgagcctcgagatcacgacctgagcggaagtcggacgctcaaccgaccgagccacccagggccccctgtACCGTGAGGTTTTTGATGTGACACAAAAACCAAATGACGAGCTTTGGGGGCTTTGGACTGTCCTCAAGCCGGCAAAGGAAGACTGAGTAGGAGAGTCGGGGGTCAGGTGCCGCGTGTGTTGGGAGGAATGAGGGGCTCCAGGGACAGGAGGGTGCTTGGACGAGGAAGGGACAGAGCCTGGGTGAAAGTCTGAAGAACGTGAAGGAGGCGTCAGTGGGGGCTGCAGGTGACAGCCACAGGAACACAGTGACAAAGTAAACCTGAAAATCTGCACTGACAGGTGTCACCGAAGTCGCTGCTCTGACACATGGGAATGGGGGGCAGCAGGGCAGAGAGTTTGTGAGGGTTGCAGAGAAACAGCCCTCCGGGGTGCACACAGACACAGGGCTTTACTTACGGGACGTGGCTCGTGTGCCTGTGGGGCGGGCAAGTCTGAAACTCAGGGGACAGGCTGCGAGCTCAGGCGGGGTGGCTAATCCCAGTCTGGAGGCACACTCAGAGTTTTGGCTTTTCAGACCTTCACctgattggacgaggcccaccACACCAGCAGGGACAATTTTGTTTACTCATAGACAACTGGCTGCAGATGTTAACCGCATCCATAAAACACCTTCACACCTTGCCTGGGTTAGCGTCTCATGAATCATTGGCCACCGACGTGTGGCCAAATGGACACAAAGTCAACCATCACATTTATTAAGGAACAGTGAAAAAGCATGCTTAGAACACGGTGGGCAGTACAGGAGGGGCCACAAGCTAAACGCCCTCAGGGACCAGGAAATGACACACATCCGTGGACATGGGACGGGCAGGCACGCTCCACCTCACGGGGCAGGGCTCTGCCCCCCCGCCGATGTGTGCAGGAATCGGGGTCCAGGGCTTGTAAATCTTCTGGTTTGGGCAGCCAGTGAAAGAATTCTGAGATGGACAGTCATTTAACCGTCTACACTCGCACACACACCGGGACACCCCGCTGGCCCCCCTGCTCCTGTGGCTCCGTAGGCCTGGGGGTCTGATGCTTCTCCTCCGGGTCCCCCGCGCGACCTGCCCACCGCCTGAGCCTGTCTGCGGGGGCCGCCTGGCCCTGGGGGTCCCTGTTCTCTGAACCTGCTGCAGGTGCAGAGGGAAGACAGCAGAAGAAATGTCACAGAGTAGTGACTCCATTCCCTCCAGTCAAAGTGGCCCATGAGGCAAACCGCCCAGTGAGTGAAAATGCGGAAAGCCTTCTGTGCTCCCAGCAGCCAACTGGAGAGAAGATTCCGGGGTGTTCCCAGAGGCCGCAGCCTGGGGACGGGAACGCTTCTCGGGGAGGAGATCCTGCGGGCAGCTGGGGTCCGACCCTGTGCGGCTCGGAAATGCCGCCCCTGCGTCTCACCAGCAGGTGGGAGAGAGGCCAGAACCCCGGGGGGCGGGAAGGAAGgcctgaaggaaggaaggacggaaggaaggaaggcccgAAGGAAGGAAGGcccgaaggaaggaaggacggaaggaagcaCCGTAAGGAAATTGGTAACCGTCCTGCTAATGACACCGTGAACCCAGCCTCTTTCCCCAATTCCTGCTGCGCCGTGTTCAGAGGGTCTAACTTAGAAAGTAAGAATATAGTTTGGGTCCAATATCCCTGCTGCTATCCCTGACtagaacgttaaaaaaaattgttccatGTTATTGTACACTTTCcgaataaaatatgtatgtaaaagGGAAGCCCTGTGGCGGTTTTCGTTAATACCTCCTGcatttgtaagttttcttttcatttaatattctttttttttttttcaacttttttttttttatttatttttgggacagagagagacagaacatgaacgggggaggggcagagagagagggagacacagaatcggaaacaggctccaggctctgagccgtcagcccagagcccgacgcggggctcgaacccacggaccgcgagatcgtgacctggctgaagtcggacgcttaaccgactgcgccacccaggcgcccctcatttaatattcttaataGCATTTCATTCTAAGTCGTCTGAATCCCCTATCACAGATGTGCCGCTGTTTCGATCACTCCTCACGGAAGGGGGGAGAGGGCTGGCCCCCGGCGGGTGTGGAATCCGGGGTCTCCAGGCAGGTTGGACCTGGGAGCCCTTTGCCGCTGAGCACGTGGGGAGGGAAAGGGCGTGGGTGCCATCAAAAAGACCTCGATCTGCAGGCAGGAGGCGAGCGGAGTGGCCTTGCTCTGGCTGGTAAGTGACAGCCCTCGAGGGGAGGAGCTGGGATTTTGTCCCAAGAACGTCTGGCTTCCGCCCGAGCTTGTGGCTTTCAGTCCCTTTGAAAGGCGTCTCAGAAGCCTTTACGAAGAGCTTCCACTGCAGGACGTTTCCAGAAGTTTCCACCGGACATACACAGAGCTCTGCTGACAACAGGCGGGGGGGACACGGTGACACTGGCCCGGGACACGGGAGgcttcccttccccagctctgccTTTGTATTATTCTTGAATTTCTCTGTGGGCGTCTCCGTGGGCGGTCTTCGTCCGTGCATCTCGCTTCTGTCCGTCTCCCTGTCTGCACGGTGACAGCGGGGGAGGGTAGACCCGCGGGGTTTTCGGGGACTGATGCCAGCTCGCAAAGGAACAGAAGCGGGGTACAGCAGtgctgtgctgacgactcagctGTGGAACATTCTGGAATCGGCGAGCTGGCCACGGGGGGCTAGCAAACCTGCTTTTCTCCCAGACGACCAGTTACTGGGACGCCACCAGATAGGAGGAAAATCAAGATATAAGTAAGCAGTGAAAGGCCAAAGAGAGGTCATCTAGGAGCGCATCGTGCCAGGTCAACAGGCCAGACACAAAACCAC
Protein-coding sequences here:
- the CCR6 gene encoding C-C chemokine receptor type 6 isoform X5; translation: MNISDVFGLSEDYFGSGNNSSDYSLDDNTLLCSLQEVRTFSGLFVPIAYSLICVFGLLGNVLVVVTFAFYKKAKSMTDVYLLNMAIADILFVLTLPFWAVSHATGEWIFSNATCKLIKGIYAINFNCGMLLLTCVSMDRYIAIVQATKSFRLRSRTLAHRRAICLVVWVASVLISGWTFTFNQKYDVHGSYVCEPRYQAVSDPIRWKLLMLGLQLLFGFFIPLVFMMFCYTFIVKTLVQAQNSKRHKAIRVIIAVVLAFLACQIPHNMVLLVTAAQLGRMNRSCQGARLLGYSQNVTEVLAFLHCCLNPVLYAFIGQKFRSYFLKIVKDLWCVRRKQKVSGFSCSRLHSEAFTSRQNSETADNDNASSFTM
- the CCR6 gene encoding C-C chemokine receptor type 6 isoform X1; the encoded protein is MLVTRFSGSLGTFLSQLQCILLSFLLRLTPLLSPLVSRRGWTPTPFRTRPVFSAENKSAMNGEPMNISDVFGLSEDYFGSGNNSSDYSLDDNTLLCSLQEVRTFSGLFVPIAYSLICVFGLLGNVLVVVTFAFYKKAKSMTDVYLLNMAIADILFVLTLPFWAVSHATGEWIFSNATCKLIKGIYAINFNCGMLLLTCVSMDRYIAIVQATKSFRLRSRTLAHRRAICLVVWVASVLISGWTFTFNQKYDVHGSYVCEPRYQAVSDPIRWKLLMLGLQLLFGFFIPLVFMMFCYTFIVKTLVQAQNSKRHKAIRVIIAVVLAFLACQIPHNMVLLVTAAQLGRMNRSCQGARLLGYSQNVTEVLAFLHCCLNPVLYAFIGQKFRSYFLKIVKDLWCVRRKQKVSGFSCSRLHSEAFTSRQNSETADNDNASSFTM
- the CCR6 gene encoding C-C chemokine receptor type 6 isoform X2 — its product is MHPCRPHFLLSRGSPCRCRLTPLLSPLVSRRGWTPTPFRTRPVFSAENKSAMNGEPMNISDVFGLSEDYFGSGNNSSDYSLDDNTLLCSLQEVRTFSGLFVPIAYSLICVFGLLGNVLVVVTFAFYKKAKSMTDVYLLNMAIADILFVLTLPFWAVSHATGEWIFSNATCKLIKGIYAINFNCGMLLLTCVSMDRYIAIVQATKSFRLRSRTLAHRRAICLVVWVASVLISGWTFTFNQKYDVHGSYVCEPRYQAVSDPIRWKLLMLGLQLLFGFFIPLVFMMFCYTFIVKTLVQAQNSKRHKAIRVIIAVVLAFLACQIPHNMVLLVTAAQLGRMNRSCQGARLLGYSQNVTEVLAFLHCCLNPVLYAFIGQKFRSYFLKIVKDLWCVRRKQKVSGFSCSRLHSEAFTSRQNSETADNDNASSFTM
- the CCR6 gene encoding C-C chemokine receptor type 6 isoform X4, which codes for MNGEPMNISDVFGLSEDYFGSGNNSSDYSLDDNTLLCSLQEVRTFSGLFVPIAYSLICVFGLLGNVLVVVTFAFYKKAKSMTDVYLLNMAIADILFVLTLPFWAVSHATGEWIFSNATCKLIKGIYAINFNCGMLLLTCVSMDRYIAIVQATKSFRLRSRTLAHRRAICLVVWVASVLISGWTFTFNQKYDVHGSYVCEPRYQAVSDPIRWKLLMLGLQLLFGFFIPLVFMMFCYTFIVKTLVQAQNSKRHKAIRVIIAVVLAFLACQIPHNMVLLVTAAQLGRMNRSCQGARLLGYSQNVTEVLAFLHCCLNPVLYAFIGQKFRSYFLKIVKDLWCVRRKQKVSGFSCSRLHSEAFTSRQNSETADNDNASSFTM
- the CCR6 gene encoding C-C chemokine receptor type 6 isoform X3 yields the protein MFIHQTTPGICPERTSHIHRQTSRTGASYIENASLQAAFLAFTRLTVSVQEPMNISDVFGLSEDYFGSGNNSSDYSLDDNTLLCSLQEVRTFSGLFVPIAYSLICVFGLLGNVLVVVTFAFYKKAKSMTDVYLLNMAIADILFVLTLPFWAVSHATGEWIFSNATCKLIKGIYAINFNCGMLLLTCVSMDRYIAIVQATKSFRLRSRTLAHRRAICLVVWVASVLISGWTFTFNQKYDVHGSYVCEPRYQAVSDPIRWKLLMLGLQLLFGFFIPLVFMMFCYTFIVKTLVQAQNSKRHKAIRVIIAVVLAFLACQIPHNMVLLVTAAQLGRMNRSCQGARLLGYSQNVTEVLAFLHCCLNPVLYAFIGQKFRSYFLKIVKDLWCVRRKQKVSGFSCSRLHSEAFTSRQNSETADNDNASSFTM